A window of the Callospermophilus lateralis isolate mCalLat2 chromosome 7, mCalLat2.hap1, whole genome shotgun sequence genome harbors these coding sequences:
- the Col8a2 gene encoding collagen alpha-2(VIII) chain, producing MRGALTPLPSLLLLLLLLLLGCGPRATSGGGAGGAAGYAPVKYVQPMQKGPVGPPFREGKGQFLEMPLPLLPMDLKGEPGPPGKPGPRGPPGPPGFPGKPGTGKPGLHGQPGPAGPPGFSRMGKAGPPGLPGKIGPPGQPGLRGEPGIRGDQGLRGPPGPPGLPGPSGITVPGKPGAQGVPGPPGFQGEPGPQGEPGPPGERGLKGDNGVGQPGLPGAPGQGGAPGPPGLPGPAGLGKPGLDGLPGAPGDKGESGPPGIPGPRGEPGAIGPKGPPGIDGVGVPGVAGVPGPQGPAGAKGEPGTRGPPGLIGPTGYGMPGLPGPKGDRGPAGVPGLLGDRGEPGEDGEPGEQGPQGLGGPPGLPGSAGLPGRRGPPGPKGETGPIGPPGVPGIRGDQGPSGLAGKPGLPGERGLPGTHGPPGPTGPKGEPGFTGRPGGPGVAGALGQKGDLGLPGQPGLRGPSGIPGLQGPAGPIGPQGLPGLKGEPGLPGPPGEGKVGEPGSAGPTGPPGVPGSPGLTGPPGPPGPPGPPGAPGTFDETGIAGLHLPNGGVEGAVLGKGGKPRFGLGELSAQATPAFTAVLTSPFPASGMPVKFDRTLYNGHSGYNPATGIFTCPVGGVYYFAYHVHVKGTNVWVALYKNNVPATYTYDEYKKGYLDQASGGAVLQLRPNDQVWVQMPSDQANGLYSTEYIHSSFSGFLLCPT from the exons ATGCGGGGGGCTCTGACACCTCTACCTTccttgctgctgctgttgctgctgctgctgttggggTGTGGGCCACGGGCGACCTCTGGCGGCGGGGCTGGTGGGGCAGCAGGCTACGCTCCTGTGAAGTACGTGCAGCCCATGCAGAAAGGACCCGTGGGACCACCCTTCCGAGAGGGCAAAGGCCAGTTCCTGG AAATGCCTCTACCACTGCTGCCAATGGACCTGAAAGGAGAGCCAGGCCCTCCTGGAAAGCCTGGGCCTCGGGGGCCCCCTGGTCCTCCTGGCTTCCCAGGAAAACCAGGCACTGGAAAGCCAGGGCTCCACGGGCAGCCTGGCCCTGCTGGCCCCCCTGGTTTCTCTCGGATGGGCAAGGCTGGTCCCCCAGGGCTCCCAGGCAAGATTGGACCACCCGGACAGCCAGGACTTCGGGGGGAGCCAGGGATACGAGGGGACCAGGGCCTCCGGGGGCCACCAGGGCCCCCTGGCCTCCCTGGTCCCTCAGGCATTACTGTCCCTGGAAAACCAGGTGCTCAGGGGGTACCAGGTCCCCCAGGATTCCAGGGGGAGCCAGGGCCCCAGGGAGAGCCTGGACCCCCAGGAGAGCGAGGCCTCAAGGGGGATAATGGAGTGGGCCAGCCAGGGCTGCCTGGAGCCCCTGGGCAGGGAGGTGCCCCTGGACCCCCTGGCCTCCCTGGTCCAGCTGGCTTAGGCAAACCTGGTTTGGATGGGCTGCCTGGGGCCCCTGGAGATAAGGGTGAGTCTGGGCCTCCTGGGATTCCAGGCCCTAGGGGGGAGCCAGGAGCTATAGGTCCAAAAGGACCCCCTGGGATAGATGGTGTGGGGGTGCCAGGGGTAGCAGGGGTGCCAGGGCCACAAGGCCCAGCAGGGGCCAAAGGGGAACCAGGGACCCGGGGTCCCCCCGGCCTGATAGGCCCCACTGGCTATGGGATGCCAGGACTGCCAGGCCCCAAGGGGGATAGGGGCCCAGCTGGGGTCCCAGGACTCTTGGGAGACAGGGGTGAGCCAGGGGAAGATGGGGAGCCAGGAGAGCAGGGACCACAGGGCCTTGGGGGCCCCCCTGGACTTCCTGGGTCTGCAGGGCTCCCTGGTAGACGTGGGCCCCCTGGACCTAAGGGGGAGACAGGACCCATAGGACCCCCAGGGGTGCCTGGCATTCGGGGTGATCAAGGACCTAGTGGTCTGGCTGGGAAACCTGGGCTCCCAGGTGAGAGGGGACTTCCTGGGACTCACGGCCCCCCTGGGCCAACTGGGCCCAAGGGTGAGCCAGGTTTCACGGGTCGCCCTGGAGGACCAGGGGTGGCAGGAGCCCTAGGGCAGAAGGGTGACTTGGGCCTCCCTGGGCAGCCTGGTCTGAGGGGCCCCTCAGGAATCCCAGGTCTCCAGGGCCCAGCTGGCCCTATTGGGCCCCAGGGTCTGCCAGGCCTAAAGGGTGAACCAGGCCTGCCAGGGCCCCCTGGAGAGGGGAAAGTAGGGGAACCTGGCTCTGCTGGGCCCACAGGGCCCCCTGGAGTTCCTGGCTCCCCAGGACTCACAGGCCCTCCTGGGCCACCAGGGCCTCCAGGGCCCCCTGGTGCCCCTGGGACCTTCGATGAGACTGGCATCGCAGGCTTGCACCTGCCCAATGGTGGTGTGGAGGGTGCCGTGCTGGGCAAAGGTGGCAAGCCGCGGTTTGGGCTGGGGGAGCTGTCGGCCCAGGCCACGCCAGCCTTCACTGCGGTGCTCACCTCGCCCTTTCCTGCCTCGGGCATGCCTGTGAAGTTTGACCGGACTCTCTACAATGGCCACAGCGGCTACAACCCAGCCACGGGCATCTTCACCTGTCCTGTGGGTGGTGTCTACTACTTTGCTTACCATGTGCATGTCAAGGGCACCAATGTGTGGGTGGCCCTGTACAAGAACAATGTGCCAGCCACCTACACTTATGATGAATACAAGAAGGGCTACTTGGACCAGGCATCTGGCGGGGCCGTGCTCCAGCTGCGGCCCAATGACCAGGTCTGGGTGCAGATGCCCTCGGACCAGGCCAATGGCCTCTACTCCACCGAGTACATCCACTCGTCCTTTTCAGGATTCTTGCTCTGCCCCACATAA